The Gemmatimonadaceae bacterium genome contains the following window.
CCGAGGATTTCTTCCCGGTACTCGACCGCTCACGAGAGTTGGTCGGACGGTTGATCGGTGCGGGCGGCGATGAAATCGCACTCACGACGAACACTTCGTGGGGCGTGAACCTCGCGGCCTTCGCACTGCCGCTCGGGCCAGGCGACATCGTGCTCGGGTCGGCCGGCGAGTTTCCGGCGAATGTGTATCCATGGATGGCGGCGGCGAAGGCGCGCGGGTTCGGCTTCGAGCTCGTGCCCATGCTCGGACGCGGCGTGGACGAGGACGCGATCGTCGAACGCGTGGCGAGCGATGCGCGCGTGAAGGGCGTGGCGCTAAGCTGGGTGTCGTTCTGGAGCGGGTATCGGATCGACCTCGACCGCATCGGCACGGCGTGCCGGGCGCGCGGCGTGTGGTTCGCTGTGGATGCGATTCAAGGGCTCGGGCCATTGGCGCTGGACTTGGCGAAGACGCCGGTGGACATCCTCAGCTGCGGGGCGCAGAAGTGGCTGTGCTCACCCTGGGGTGCGGCGTTTGCGTACGTGCGCCGGGAGCTGATCGCACGGCTCGAGCCGCCGGCGGCGGGTTGGCTGTCGCAGGCGACGGCGGGCGACTTCGCGCGTTTCCTCGACTACGATCCCGCCTGGCGCGGCGACGCGCAGCGCTTCGAGGTGGGCTCGCTGCCGATCCAGGACTTCGTCGGGATGAACGCGTCGATTGAGCTACAGTTGGAGCTCGGGCCGTCGGCGATCCAGGCGCACGTGGCGGCGATCACGCGGCCGATTCTGGATTGGGCGGCGCTGCGGCCGGACGTTACCTGCTTTACGCCGAGCAACGACGCGCAGCGCGCAGGCATCGTTGCGTTGGCGACGCCTCGGCTGGACGCGGACTCCAAGCGGTTGCGCGAGGCGGGCGTGGTGCACGCGGTGCGAGAGGGGGCGATTCGGCTGGCGCCGCACTTTCACAATACGGATGCGGATATCGGCAAGGCGATTTCTGCGCTGGAGAGCTGACGTCGACGTCGGGGGCAGGGCTGCGCTGCCGCTCGGGTCTGCCCCCGGGCCTGACTAGATTCCACGGGTGACCGCCCCCGCCACTTCCGGTGCCCCGCTCGCCGCCCAGATCGCGCGACGCCGCACCTTCGCCATCATCTCGCATCCCGACGCTGGCAAGACCACGCTGACGGAGAAGCTGCTGCTCTACGGCGGCGCCATCCACCAGGCGGGTTCCGTGAAGGCGCGCAAGGCGCAGCGTCACGCGACGTCCGACTGGATGGCGCTCGAGCAGGAACGCGGCATCTCCGTGACCAGTTCGGTGCTGCAGTTCGAGTACCAGGGCTACAACGTCAACCTGCTCGACACGCCCGGCCACGCCGACTTCGGCGAGGACACCTTCCGCACCTTGGTCGCCGCGGACTCGGTCGTGATGCTGCTCGACAACCGTAAGGGCGTCGAGGAACGCACGCGGCAACTGTTCGACGTCTGCCGCCGCCGGCGGATGCCGATCTTCACCGTGGTGAACAAGTGTGACCGCGTGGGTGAGGATCCGCTCAAGCTTGTCTCCGACGTCGAGGCTGAGCTCGGCATCATCGCCGTGGCGGCGCACTGGCCCATCCATATGTCAGATGCGGTGCACGGCACGCTGTTCCGTGGCGTCTATGACCGTCGCCGCAGGCGCGCCTACCTCTTTGCCCGCGACGACAAGCACGGTGCGGACAAGGTCGCCACCACGACGCTGGAACTCTCGGGCCCCGACGACCCCGCGCTCGCCAAGGCGCTTGGCGACAGCGAGGAGGCGCGGGAGGCAGCAGCCAAGCTCGCGCACGATGTCGAGCTGCTGGACATGGCCGGCCACGAGTTCGACGCCGCGTCGATCATCAGCGGCGAGCAGACGCCCGTGTACTTTGCGTCCGCGCTCACCAACTTCGGCGTCGAGCCTTTCCTCGAGGACTTCCTGCCACTCGCGCCCTCGCCGGTCGGCCGCGAGAGCAACGCCGGCGTGATCGAGCCCTCGGTGGAGGCCTTCACCGGATTCGTGTTCAAGGTGCAGGCGAACATGGATCCGCGGCACCGCGACCGCGTCGCCTTCCTGCGCGTCTGCAGCGGGCGCTACGCGGCCGGCCTCGACGTCACGCACGTGCGCACCGGCAAGAGCTTCAAGCTCGCGCCGCCGCAGCAGTTCATGGGCCGCGAACGCGCGTTTGCCGAGGAAGCGCTGCCCGGGGATGTTGTGGGCGTGCACGACCGCGGCAGCCTACGCATCGGCGACACGCTCGCCGCACCGGGCGCACCCAAAGCCAACGGCAAGCTGCTCGAGTACGTCGGCATCCCACGCTTCGCGCCGCAGCACTTCGCGCGCATTCTCTCCAAGGATCCGTTGCGCCGGAAGGCGCTCGACAAGGGCCTGCGCGAACTCTCGGACGAAGGCGCGGCGCAGGCCTTCTTCGCCGAGTCGGTGCTGGGGCCCCAGCCCGTGATCGGCGCGGTCGGCCTGCTGCAATTCGATGTGATGGTGCATCGGCTCGAGAACGAGTACGGTGCGCCCTGCACGCTCGAGAACCTGCCGTATCGCTTCCCGCGCTGGCTCACTGGGCCCGAAAAGGAGATCCAGAAGCTTGGGGAGATGCAGGACCTCACGCTGCTCAACGACTCCAAGGGACACCCGGTACTCGTCTTCCGTGACGAATGGCGATTGCGCTGGGCGTTGGAGAAGGGCGCTGAGGTAGGGCTGACCTTCCATACCGAGGCGCCGTAGGGCGAGCAGTTCGTCGACGGAGCGCTGCCGGGTCTCCGTGGCATCCCGCCGCCGCCGCGCGGGCCATGCCGCTCCAGCTGGGGTATATTCCCGCCGTCCCAACTCCCTGGAGAGTGCAATGCGTA
Protein-coding sequences here:
- a CDS encoding aminotransferase class V-fold PLP-dependent enzyme, with the translated sequence MHNAPLRYPHPQALDALRRREFGFEARGEARHLDHASIGAIPQRARDAVSAYNDKRAEMYRMRAEDFFPVLDRSRELVGRLIGAGGDEIALTTNTSWGVNLAAFALPLGPGDIVLGSAGEFPANVYPWMAAAKARGFGFELVPMLGRGVDEDAIVERVASDARVKGVALSWVSFWSGYRIDLDRIGTACRARGVWFAVDAIQGLGPLALDLAKTPVDILSCGAQKWLCSPWGAAFAYVRRELIARLEPPAAGWLSQATAGDFARFLDYDPAWRGDAQRFEVGSLPIQDFVGMNASIELQLELGPSAIQAHVAAITRPILDWAALRPDVTCFTPSNDAQRAGIVALATPRLDADSKRLREAGVVHAVREGAIRLAPHFHNTDADIGKAISALES
- a CDS encoding peptide chain release factor 3, which gives rise to MPRVTAPATSGAPLAAQIARRRTFAIISHPDAGKTTLTEKLLLYGGAIHQAGSVKARKAQRHATSDWMALEQERGISVTSSVLQFEYQGYNVNLLDTPGHADFGEDTFRTLVAADSVVMLLDNRKGVEERTRQLFDVCRRRRMPIFTVVNKCDRVGEDPLKLVSDVEAELGIIAVAAHWPIHMSDAVHGTLFRGVYDRRRRRAYLFARDDKHGADKVATTTLELSGPDDPALAKALGDSEEAREAAAKLAHDVELLDMAGHEFDAASIISGEQTPVYFASALTNFGVEPFLEDFLPLAPSPVGRESNAGVIEPSVEAFTGFVFKVQANMDPRHRDRVAFLRVCSGRYAAGLDVTHVRTGKSFKLAPPQQFMGRERAFAEEALPGDVVGVHDRGSLRIGDTLAAPGAPKANGKLLEYVGIPRFAPQHFARILSKDPLRRKALDKGLRELSDEGAAQAFFAESVLGPQPVIGAVGLLQFDVMVHRLENEYGAPCTLENLPYRFPRWLTGPEKEIQKLGEMQDLTLLNDSKGHPVLVFRDEWRLRWALEKGAEVGLTFHTEAP